Proteins from a genomic interval of Euwallacea fornicatus isolate EFF26 chromosome 1, ASM4011564v1, whole genome shotgun sequence:
- the Mcm3 gene encoding DNA replication licensing factor Mcm3, with the protein MADSHEQDIREAQSQYQDFLDDAEDQGKYTTLIKEMIDDKSRRLVVNVNDLRRKNPQRAAALLNNAFEEQLAFQRALREIVNQINYEYAKECEELFIALEGSFGNKHLTPRTLTSRYLGNLICVEGIVSKCSLVYPKLVRSVHFCPATKKFMERKYTDLTSLEAVPSSAIYPTKDDEGNTLETEFGLCQYKDHQTISIQEMPEKAPAGQLPRVIDVICDNDLVDVCKPGDRVQVVGNFRCLPNHQGAFTNGVFRTIVIANNIKQLSKETTPLISREDVQRCKQLAKSNKNIFNLLSKSLAPSIHGHEYVKKAILCLLLGGVEKNLPNGTRLRGDINILLIGDPSVAKSQLLRYVLHTAPRAIPTTGRGSSGVGLTAAVTVDQESGERRLEAGAMVLADRGVVCIDEFDKMSDIDRTAIHEVMEQGRVTIAKAGIHASLNARCSVLAAANPVYGKYDQYKTPMENIGLQDSLLSRFDLLFVMLDTVNEFTDLEISDHVVRMHMYRNPLEQDGEVLPMGSTVDIFSTTNPDEDELRQVPVYEKYDVLLHGNSRKRTDKILSVDFMRKYIHFVKILKPQLTDEASEIIAEEYSRLRSEEVLENDVARTQPVTARTLETMIRLSTAHAKARISRLVTAEDAHAAIELIQYAYFKKVLEKEKKRRRRGSQSESDEDDDDNDNPKPKRSRQINGAESEEEIASTQSSTRSRRGALNGTADMEVATELPSRDSGHTQDSSAMEVDETPREISQDRLATFRTLLNRAFQENRTQALSLARVEEFVNKENGTPYTQGEIKAAIEKMSEENQVMLADGILFII; encoded by the exons ATGGCAGACTCCCACGAGCAAGATATACGTGAAGCTCAAAGCCAGTACCAAGATTTCCTGGATGACGCG GAGGATCAGGGCAAATACACGACGCTGATAAAAGAAATGATAGACGATAAGAGCCGGCGACTGGTAGTTAATGTAAATGATTTAAGGAGAAAAAACCCCCAAAGGGCAGCAGCCCTGTTGAACAATGCGTTTGAAGAACAGCTCGCTTTCCAAAGGGCTCTAAGGGAGATTGTCAACCAGATCAATTACGAGTATGCAAAAGAGTGtgaagaattatttattgcccTTGAGGGCAGCTTCGGTAATAAGCATCTTACCCCTAGAACATTGACTTCTCGGTATTTGGGTAATTTGATTTGTGTTGAAGGAATTGTCAGCAAAT GTTCTTTGGTTTACCCCAAATTGGTCAGAAGTGTCCACTTCTGTCCAGCAACAAAAAAGTTCATGGAACGCAAATACACTGATTTGACGTCTCTAGAGGCAGTCCCTTCATCTGCCATTTACCCTACTAAA GATGATGAGGGTAATACCCTGGAAACAGAGTTTGGGCTTTGCCAGTACAAGGACCATCAAACCATCTCTATTCAAGAGATGCCAGAAAAGGCGCCTGCAGGGCAGCTGCCTCGGGTGATAGATGTAATTTGTGATAATGATTTGGTAGATGTCTGCAAGCCTGGAGACAGAGTACAAGTTGTGGGGAATTTCCGGTGTTTACCCAATCATCAAGGAGCATTTACCAATGGTGTATTCAG AACAATAGTGATtgcaaataatataaaacaacTGAGTAAGGAAACTACTCCTTTGATATCCAGGGAGGATGTGCAGAGGTGCAAGCAGTTGgcaaaatccaataaaaatatattcaatttgCTGTCCAAGTCTTTGGCTCCTTCGATTCATGGTCATGAATATGTGAAGAAGGCCATATTATGCCTTTTATTGG GTGGAGTGGAGAAAAACCTTCCCAATGGCACACGCCTTAGAGGGGACATAAATATCCTTCTAATTGGCGATCCCAGTGTTGCTAAATCTCAGCTTTTGCGATATGTGCTGCATACAGCCCCTCGTGCTATTCCCACGACTGGCAGAGGTTCTTCAGGAGTGGGTTTAACTGCCGCTGTTACTGTCGACCAGGAGAGCGGGGAGAGACGATTGGAGGCCGGCGCTATGGTCCTTGCCGACAGGGGCGTGGTGTGCATTGATGAATTCGATAAAATGAGTGATATAGATAGGACTGCTATTCATGAGGTTATGGAGCAGGGCAGAGTCACTATTGCAAAAGCCGGCATTCATGCCAGTTTAAATGCCCGGTGTTCAGTATTAGCAGCAGCCAATCCAGTATATGGAAAGTATGACCAATACAAAACTCCAATGGAAAACATAGGTCTACAAGACTCTCTACTATCTCGATTCGATCTTCTCTTCGTCATGTTAGATACTGTGAATGAATTTACCGACTTAGAAATATCCGACCATGTAGTTCGAATGCACATGTACAGAAATCCTTTGGAGCAAGATGGAGAGGTACTCCCTATGGGTTCAACAGTGGATATTTTCAGCACAACCAACCCGGATGAAGACGAATTGAGACAAGTGCCCGTATACGAGAAATACGACGTGCTGTTGCATGGCAATAGCCGCAAGAGAACCGACAAAATATTAAGTGTGGATTTTATGAGAAAGTACATTCATTTCGTGAAGATTTTGAAACCACAATTGACCGATGAAGCTTCAGAAATCATCGCTGAAGAATACTCGAGGTTGAGGTCGGAGGAAGTCTTGGAAAATGATGTCGCAAGG ACGCAACCGGTGACGGCCCGTACTCTCGAAACAATGATCCGTCTTTCAACCGCCCACGCCAAAGCCCGAATCTCCCGTCTTGTGACCGCAGAAGACGCTCATGCTGCAATCGAACTAATCCAATACGCCTATTTCAAAAAGGTATTGGAAAAGGAGAAAAAGAGGCGAAGAAGAGGCAGCCAATCGGAGAGTGACGAGGACGACGACGATAATGATAACCCTAAACCGAAGAGAAGTAGACAAATCAACGGGGCAGAGTCTGAAGAAGAAATTGCGTCAACTCAAAGCTCTACTAGAAGTAGGAGAGGCGCCTTGAATGGCACTGCAGACATGGAGGTGGCCACTGAATTACCTTCTAGGGACAGTGGGCATACACAAGACTCAAGTGCTATGGAGGTGGATGAAACGCCAAGGGAAATTTCTCAGGATAG attggCGACATTCAGAACCCTACTAAATAGGGCCTTCCAAGAGAATAGGACTCAGGCTTTAAGTTTGGCGAGAGTCGAGGAGTTTGTGAACAAGGAGAATGGTACTCCCTATACGCAAGGAGAAATTAAGGCTGCCATCGAGAAGATGTCCGAGGAGAATCAAGTAATGCTGGCTgatggaattttgtttattatttaa
- the Sqor gene encoding sulfide:quinone oxidoreductase, mitochondrial: MFSQSYKTLSPKLLSILVNRNICTSSSLKNRHSCKVLVVGGGTGGCAVAAKLSRSLKKTDLIVLEPSDDHYYQPLFTLVGGGIKKIQDARKNEGDVLPKNCTWLKDEAIEFDLKNNLVRAKKGDEIRYDYLVVATGIVQRYEKIPGLVEALENKNSGVCSIYSPKYAQGVFSTLQKLESGNAIFTFPNSPIKCPGAPQKICYLTDDYLRKEKKRDNVKVMYNTSLPVIFGVKKYADALTKLCHKRDITVNNRTNLISVDGDKKEATFENLDKPEQKNTLSFSMLHVSPPMSTISAINSNKDLTNPAGFVEVNKATMQHVRFPNVFGLGDCSSSPNSKTAAAAAAQTHVVFKNLQAVMQGQKDLPLTYDGYASCPLVTSYDKCILAEFDYDLNPLETFPFSQDKERLSMFLLKKDVIPTIYWTLMMNGYWNGPALFRKIMHFGRDKQF, translated from the exons atgttttcccaAAGTTACAAAACGTTGTCACCGAAACTGTTATCAATTTTagtaaatcgaaatatttGCACATCCAGCAGCCTCAAAAACAGACACAG CTGCAAGGTGCTAGTAGTAGGAGGGGGCACCGGCGGGTGTGCCGTTGCTGCCAAACTTTCTAGAAGCCTCAAAAAAACTGACCTAATTGTGTTAGAACCCAGTGATGATCACTATTATCAACCCCTTTTTACTCTTGTGGGGggaggaataaaaaaaattcaagacgCTAGAAAAAATGAGGGAGATGTATTGCCGAAAAATTGTACTTGGCTCAAAGATGAAGCTATTGagtttgatttgaaaaataacctTGTTAGGGCAAAGAAAGGAGACGAAATTAGGTATGATTATTTGGTAGTGGCTACGGGGATCGTCCAACGATATGAGAAG ATTCCAGGTCTAGTGGAAGCTCTGGAGAATAAAAATTCTGGGGTGTGTTCTATATACTCTCCAAAGTATGCACAAGGggtattttcaactttgcaAAAACTGGAGTCtggaaatgcaattttcactTTCCCAAATTCCCCAATTAAATGTCCTGGGGCCcctcaaaaaatttgttatctCACTGATGATTATCTAAGGAag GAAAAGAAACGTGACAATGTTAAAGTCATGTATAACACGTCATTGCCTGTGATCTTTGGAGTAAAAAAGTATGCTGATGCCCTAACAAAGCTTTGCCACAAAAGGGATATTACAGTAAATAATCGAACAAACTTGATCTCTGTCGATGGGGACAAAAAGGAAGCCACTTTTGAAAACCTAGATAAGCCTgagcaaaaaaatactttatca ttttcaATGCTACATGTCTCTCCGCCAATGTCCACTATCAGTGCAATAAACAGCAACAAAGATTTGACAAACCCTGCAGGTTTCGTAGAGGTGAACAAGGCAACAATGCAGCACGTAAGATTCCCCAATGTGTTTGGTTTAGGCGACTGCAGCTCTTCTCCGAACTCTAAAACCGCAGCTGCAGCAG CCGCCCAAACTCATGtcgtttttaaaaacttgcaaGCAGTAATGCAAGGTCAGAAAGACCTGCCTTTGACCTATGACGGTTACGCCTCATGTCCTTTAGTAACCAGTTATGATAAGTGCATATTAGCTGAGTTTGATTATGATTTGAATCCCTTGGAAACGTTTCCCTTCAGTCAGGACAAAGAGCGATTGTCAATGTTTCTTTTGAAGAAAGACGTAATTCCCACAATTTACTGGACTTTGATGATGAATGGATACTGGAACGGACCCGCgcttttcagaaaaattatgcatttcGGCAGGGATAAGCAATTCTAG
- the LOC136350080 gene encoding guanine nucleotide-binding protein G(f) subunit alpha-like: MALCCRRREVIPGEDEARKYTEVFVDTKKILLLGTGESGKTTIIKQMRILHINGFSDEDRRMHIPNIKQNIHESIYDILHNMDKIDPPTQVKLEESKNSVKYILNLGPKQPEEYTEEYFDHVKIAWADEGVKETFQRSNEFQLIDSAEHFLNKIDEIRQPDYIPDSQDILFCRVETKSISRIEFEVPLSKLEGGKAHFWMYDVGGQRGHRKRWIQVFDGIQAILFLISASDFDQNLREDPTKNRLQEAFDLLNDIHKSKFVREAGLIVFLNKQDLLKKKILEQHRKMELYFPEYANYVPGKKEEWDGKDEYVKAKLFMRHKVLSITSAPVKIENVGFVPGYNINEELPPREVHVHFTVATDTNNIRKVFESVRQIILKNITGTLF, translated from the exons ATGGCTTTATGTTGCCGTCGTCGAGAAGTAATCCCAGGCGAAGATGAGGCCAGGAAGTATACCGAAGTGTTCGTCGACACCAAGAAAATTCTGCTTTTGGGCACTGGAGAATCAGGAAAAACCACCATTATCAAGCAGATGAGAATACTGCATATTAACGGATTTTCTGATGA AGACCGGAGAATGCACATTCCCAACATTAAACAAAACATACACGAATCAATCTATGATATCTTACATAACATGGATAAAATCGACCCTCCTACTCAAGTAAAACTTGAAGAATCAAAGAACTCAGTAAAGTACATTTTGAATCTTGGGCCGAAGCAACCTGAAGAATACACTGAA GAATACTTTGATCATGTCAAGATCGCCTGGGCAGACGAAGGAGTCAAAGAAACTTTCCAACGTTCAAATGAATTTCAACTCATAGATAGTGCTGAGCA CTTTCTGAACAAAATCGACGAAATAAGGCAACCCGACTACATCCCAGACAGTCAGGACATCCTCTTCTGCCGCGTCGAGACTAAAAGTATTTCAAGAATCGAGTTCGAAGTGCCTTTGTCCAAGTTGGAGGGGGGCAAAGCACATTTTTGGATGTATGATGTTGGGGGACAAAGAG ggCATCGTAAAAGATGGATTCAGGTCTTTGACGGTATACAAGCGATTTTATTCTTAATAAGCGCCAGTGACTTTGACCAAAACCTCAGGGAAGACCCAACGAAGAATCGTCTGCAAGAAGCGTTTGACCTACTCAATGATATCCATAAAAGCAA aTTTGTGAGGGAGGCTGGACTTATTGTTTTCCTTAACAAACAGGATCtcctgaagaaaaaaatcctggAGCAACATCGCAAAATGGAGTTGTACTTTCCCGAATATGCTAATTATGTCCCTGGCAAGAAAGAGGAGTGGGATGGGAAGGATGAATATGTTAAGGCCAAGCTGTTTATGAGGCACAAAGTTTTG AGCATCACATCTGCTCCAGTCAAGATTGAGAATGTAGGATTTGTGCCTGGCTATAATATAAACGAAGAACTACCTCCCAGAGAAGTGCATGTACACTTTACTGTGGCCACAGATACAAACAACATCAGAAAAGTATTTGAGAGTGTTAGACAAATTATACTAAAAAACATCACTGGCACGTTGTTTTAA
- the zetaCOP gene encoding coatomer subunit zeta-1: MEGSLLEPMLYTVKGIAILDSDGNRILAKYYDKNIFPTSKEQKGFEKNLFNKTHRANAEIIMLDGLTCVYKSNVDLFFYVMGSSNENELILMSVLNCLYDSVSQILRKNVEKRAVLEALDIVMLAMDEICDGGIIIDADSSSVVSRVALRSDDIPIGEQTVAQVFQTAKEQLKWSLLK; encoded by the exons ATGGAGGGCTCACTTTTA GAACCCATGCTGTACACCGTAAAAGGTATCGCAATTTTGGATAGCGATGGTAATCGAATTCTGGCAAAATATTATGACAAGAATATATTTCCCACGTCGAAAGAGCAAAAGGGCTTTGAAAAGAACCTTTTCAACAAGACCCATAGAGCCAATGCTGAAATTATCATGCTGGACGGGCTGACTTGCGTCTACAAGAGTAATGTAGACTTGTTCTTTTATGTTATGGGAAGTTCTAATGAAAATGAG TTGATTTTAATGAGCGTGTTAAACTGCCTCTATGACTCAGTAAGCCAAATTCTAAGAAAAAACGTAGAGAAACGAGCAGTTTTAGAAGCTCTAGATATAGTAATGTTGGCCATGGATGAAATCTGTGATGGGGGAATTATAATTGATGCAGATTCCTCTTCAGTTGTGTCAAGAGTTGCTTTAAGAAGCGATGACATTCCTATAGGAGAGCAAACAGTTGCTCAG GTCTTTCAAACTGCAAAAGAACAGCTCAAATGGTCCTTGCTTaagtaa
- the LOC136350117 gene encoding nascent polypeptide-associated complex subunit alpha-like produces the protein MPELTEVDKSVSMEPKPEKPDHSAESSTDSDSDEDIPELENAGAVNATAAPFPGASITGLPIDTISKAKQSRGEKKARKIMSKLGLKPVQGVNRVTIRKSKNILFVINKPDVYKNPVSDTYIVFGEAKIEDLSQQAQVAAAEKLKEAGDGAVGTTTTSVAPIAEESDEDEDVDETGVEEKDVELVMSQANVSKPKAIKALKNNQNDIVNAIMELTM, from the exons atgcctgAACTAACTGAAGTGGACAAATCTGTCTCTATGGAGCCGAAGCCCGAAAAGCCAGACCATAGCGCAGAGTCTTCAACTG ATAGCGACTCTGATGAGGACATTCCCGAGTTGGAAAATGCGGGAGCAGTAAATGCTACTGCAGCACCGTTCCCAGGGGCTTCTATAACAGGCCTACCCATTGACACGATCTCAAAAGCAAAGCAGTCTCGAGGAGAAAAAAAAGCCAGAAAGATTATGTCCAAGCTGGGTTTAAAGCCT GTGCAAGGAGTCAACAGAGTCACAATTCGCAAATCCAAAAACATCCTCTTTGTCATTAACAAACCTGATGTCTATAAAAATCCTGTTAGCGACACTTACATTGTGTTTGGAGAGGCCAAAATTGAAGACTTGTCTCAACAAGCCCAAGTTGCTGCTGCTGAGAAACTGAAGGAG GCGGGTGATGGTGCTGTGGGCACTACGACAACTTCGGTAGCTCCCATCGCAGAAGAGTCCGACGAAGACGAAGATGTGGATGAAACGGGGGTGGAGGAAAAAGACGTCGAACTGGTCATGTCGCAGGCCAACGTCAGTAAACCAAAGGCTATAAAGGCACTGAAGAACAATCAAAATGACATAGTGAACGCGATAATGGAGCTCACAATGTGA
- the LOC136350189 gene encoding nascent polypeptide-associated complex subunit alpha-like — translation MPELTEVDKSAPVEPKPEKPEQSAESSTDSDSDEEIPELEDAGAANATAAAFTGSSVTGLPIDMVSKAKQSRGEKKARKIMSKLGLKPVQGVNRVTIRKSKNILFVINKPDVYKNPVSDTYIVFGEAKIEDLSQQAQVAAAEKFKEVNPAGDGAAGTTTTSVAPIAEESDEDEDVDETGVEEKDVELVMSQANVSKPKAIKALKNNQNDIVNAIMELTT, via the exons ATGCCTGAACTGACTGAAGTTGACAAATCTGCCCCTGTGGAGCCAAAACCTGAAAAACCAGAGCAGAGTGCTGAGTCCTCAACTG aCAGTGATTCTGATGAGGAAATTCCTGAGTTGGAAGATGCAGGAGCAGCAAATGCTACAGCTGCAGCCTTTACAGGATCTTCTGTAACAGGCCTGCCTATTGACATGGTCTCAAAGGCCAAACAGTCCCGAGGTGAGAAAAAAGCCAGAAAGATTATGTCCAAGCTTGGTTTAAAACCT GTTCAAGGAGTGAACAGAGTAACCATTCGCAAATCCAAAAACATCCTCTTTGTCATTAACAAGCCTGATGTCTATAAAAATCCTGTTAGCGACACTTACATTGTTTTTGGAGAAGCCAAGATTGAAGATCTGTCTCAACAAGCTCAAGTGGCTGCTGCTGAGAAATTCAAAGag GTTAATCCTGCGGGTGATGGTGCTGCTGGAACTACTACAACCTCAGTAGCTCCCATCGCTGAAGAGTCTGATGAGGACGAGGACGTGGACGAAACTGGTGTGGAGGAAAAGGACGTCGAACTGGTTATGTCACAGGCCAACGTCAGCAAGCCGAAGGCCATAAAGGCACTCAAGAACAATCAAAACGACATAGTGAACGCGATAATGGAGCTTACAACGTGA